From one Lycium ferocissimum isolate CSIRO_LF1 chromosome 5, AGI_CSIRO_Lferr_CH_V1, whole genome shotgun sequence genomic stretch:
- the LOC132056368 gene encoding plastid division protein CDP1, chloroplastic: protein MTAVFHQVPSALYLCCIENDLSKLYFYNAAIDVPIRDKIDKKWGKFRARVTINRCGSRKRVNRRWRLYATDTRVLESNTVDRSNANAQPSTVPSIEIPVTCYQILGVSDRAEKDEIVKSVMHLKNAEIEDGYTMDAAVSRQNLLMDVRDKLLFEPEYAGNIKEKVPPRSSLRIPWAWLSSALCLLQEVGEEKLVLNIGQKALQHPDSKPYVHDILLSMALAECAIAKVGFEKNKISQGFEALARAQCLLRSKVSLGKMTLLSQIEESLEELAPACTLELLGMPRTPENAERRIGAIAALRELLRQGLDVEASCQVQDWQCFLNQALRKLMASEIVELLQWDNLGLTRKNKKSIESQNQRVVIDFNCFYMVLLAHIALGFSSKQIDLINKSKIICECLISSEGVDLKFEEAFLLFLLGQGDEAAATEKLRQLELNTDTTSHNLASVKEMKDVSAASKPLETWLKDAVLGLFPDTRDCSPSLVNFFRGEKRPFASRGNRRGLQNASHISHRPLAPAIPREQRALDEPLSYGDTSRHLGSAVKQLSPPNLQAQLTVDKVNVSNVGGMPSVQLKRNLGAGRKVWEIWLGLNSIVEKIIFVVSVGCVIFVSFKLMNMQLWRTKNGSGWWPNTPRMTSSHPWKTDFPQDPSYRHASNKRSGVIEKLKKLLPNFTMQMGQHPQVSGRQNSFFAAGLSPSATAAYKTPMPIEQAETLIKKWQTIKAEALGPDHNIDGLFDVLDEPMLVQWQALSEAAKTRSCFWRFVLLQLSVLRADILTDGIGQEMAEIEAILEEAAELVDESQVKNPNYYSTYKIRYVLKRQDDGAWRFSEGDILTES from the exons ATGACGGCAGTTTTTCATCAAGTGCCAAGTGCACTTTATTTATGTTGCATTGAGAATGACCTAAGCAAACTGTATTTCTACAATGCTGCTATAGATGTTCCAATCAGAGACAAAATCGATAAGAAATGGGGGAAATTCAGAGCTAGGGTTACGATTAACCGTTGTGGTTCCAGGAAGAGAGTTAATCGACGGTGGAGATTGTATGCCACTGATACTCGAGTTCTCGAAAGCAACACTGTAGACAGGAGTAATGCTAATGCTCAACCTTCAACAGTTCCTTCTATTGAAATCCCAGTCACTTGTTATCAG ATCCTTGGTGTCTCAGACCGAGCTGAGAAGGATGAAATTGTCAAGTCAGTAATGCATCTCAAGAATGCTGAGATTGAAGATGGGTACACCATGGATGCTGCTGTTTCTCGCCAG AATCTTTTAATGGATGTGAGAGATAAGCTTTTGTTTGAGCCAGAATATGCcggaaatataaaagaaaaggttCCACCAAGGTCTTCTCTTAGAATACCATGGGCTTGGTTATCTAGCGCTCTTTGTCTTCTTCAAGAG GTTGGGGAAGAGAAGCTTGTGCTAAATATTGGACAAAAAGCTCTTCAACATCCAGACTCTAAGCCTTATGTTCATGATATTCTTTTGTCCATGGCACTTGCTGAG TGTGCAATTGCAAAAGTTGGATTTGAGAAGAACAAAATTTCACAAGGATTTGAAGCTCTTGCTCGTGCTCAATGTCTTTTAAGGAGCAAAGTTTCTCTTGGGAAGATGACATTGTTATCTCAG ATAGAAGAATCTTTGGAAGAGCTTGCCCCTGCCTGCACATTGGAGTTATTAGGCATGCCTCGTACACCTGAAAATGCTGAACGGAGGATAGGGGCCATTGCAGCATTACGTGAATTGCTCAGACAGGGCCTTGATGTAGAAGCTTCCTGCCAAGTTCAGGATTGGCAATGCTTCCTGAATCAAGCTCTCAGAAAACTTATGGCTTCGGAGATTGTTGAACTCCTTCAATGGGATAATTTGGGTCTCACAAGGAAGAACAAAAAGTCCATTGAGTCACAAAACCAAAGAGTTGTAATTGATTTCAACTGTTTCTACATGGTTTTATTAGCTCATATTGCCCTAGGATTTTCCAGCAAGCAGATTGATCTG ATTAACAAATCCAAAATAATTTGCGAGTGTTTGATTTCTTCAGAAGGAGTTGATCTGAAATTTGAGGAAGCCTTCTTGTTGTTCCTTCTTGGGCAG GGTGATGAGGCTGCAGCTACTGAAAAGCTTCGGCAGCTTGAGCTGAACACAGATACAACTTCACATAATTTAGCATCAGTCAAAGAAATGAAAGATGTTTCTGCTGCATCAAAACCGTTG GAGACCTGGTTGAAGGATGCTGTGCTTGGCTTGTTCCCAGACACGAGGGATTGTTCTCCATCATTA GTAAACTTCTTTCGCGGCGAAAAACGACCTTTCGCTAGCAGGGGAAACAGAAGAGGTCTGCAGAACGCATCTCATATTAGTCATAGACCACTTGCACCTGCTATTCCACGGGAGCAAAGAGCTTTAGATGAACCACTTTCGTATGGTGATACTTCTCGACACCTCGGGTCAGCTGTGAAGCAGTTATCTCCACCTAATTTACAAGCTCAGTTGACTGTGGACAAGGTCAATGTGAGCAATGTTGGCGGGATGCCATCTGTTCAGTTAAAAAGAAATTTGGGTGCTGGACGTAAGGTTTGGGAAATTTGGTTGGGCCTGAATAGCATAGTTGAGAAGATAATTTTTGTTGTGTCAGTTGGATGCGTCATTTTTGTTTCGTTCAAGCTAATGAACATGCAGTTGTGGAGAACGAAAAATGGATCTGGTTGGTGGCCAAACACGCCTAGGATGACAAGCTCCCATCCCTGGAAAACGGATTTTCCTCAAGATCCTAGTTATAGGCATGCAAGCAATAAGAGAAGTGGCGtcattgagaagttgaagaagttgcTTCCAAACTTCACAATGCAGATGGGGCAGCACCCACAAGTTTCTGGTCGCCAAAACTCTTTCTTTGCTGCTGGTCTATCACCTTCCGCAACAGCAGCTTACAAGACGCCAATGCCTATAGAGCAAGCTGAGACCCTTATCAAGAAATGGCAAACCATTAAGGCAGAAGCACTAGGGCCGGACCATAATATTGATGGTCTCTTTGATGTTCTTGATGAGCCAATGCTTGTTCAG TGGCAAGCCTTGTCTGAAGCAGCAAAAACCAGGTCGTGTTTCTGGAGATTTGTTTTGCTCCAACTTTCAGTTTTACGAGCAGATATTTTGACCGATGGGATTGGTCAGGAGATGGCAGAAATAGAGGCAATCCTGGAGGAAGCAGCTGAACTTGTGGATGAATCACAGGTTAAGAACCCAAATTATTACAG CACGTACAAAATTCGTTATGTTCTGAAGAGGCAAGATGATGGTGCTTGGAGGTTTAGTGAAGGAGATATTCTAACAGAGTCTTGA
- the LOC132058278 gene encoding DNA-binding protein RHL1, whose amino-acid sequence MEEKKRLKKLAISKQMLSENPSRVNNNPLSPSKTVIKHHGKDILRKSQRKNRFLFSFPGLLAPISGGKIGELKDLGTKNPILYLDFPQGQMKLFGTIVYPKNGYLTMQFSRGGKNVVCEDYLDNMAVELYCL is encoded by the exons atggaagagaaaaagagattaaaaaaacTAGCTATTTCTAAGCAAATGCTCTCAGAGAATCCATCAAGAGTTAATAATAATCCACTGAGTCCATCAAAAACTGTGATTAAACACCATGGCAAAGATATTCTGCGCAAATCTCAGCGAAAAAACCGTTTCCTATTCTCTTTTCCGGGTTTACTTGCCCCGATTTCGGGTGGTAAAATTGGTGAGCTTAAAGACCTTGGTACTAAAAACCCTATTCTCTACCTTGACTTCCCTCAg GGTCAAATGAAGTTGTTTGGGACAATTGTATATCCAAAGAATGGTTATCTGACTATGCAGTTCTCCAGAGGTGGGAAGAATGTAGTGTGCGAAGATTACCTGGACAATATG GCTGTGGAATTATATTGTCTATAG